GTGATGACGCACAAGTCCACCCGGGGGAGACTTTACCCAGCTGCTCTGAACACCTTCTTGCACATGAGGTTCTTCATTAGGCCGGGACTGCCGCCTCGGTTCTTATCCCGATCTTCTTTCCACTTTTGTCGGGGCTTCAGACAATGTCATGACCTCAACACTTCCTTTGTATTGTGACGCTGCAGATCAAACACACTCATGGACATCATAGAAGTCTCAGTCCAATAGGATACGTTCACCTAAATGAGACCCCAGGTTGAAGTAAAAACCCGACTCTCCATCCATGTCTGTTTTTCAATTCTAAAAAGAACGCTCAGTGGTTTGATCCAGGTACCATTCTTCCACTCCTCCCAATGCACTCGAAGACAACTTGCCCCAACCCTCTGCATTTCCCTTGTAAGGGGCTCTCCATTAAGTTTGAATTCTCCCCTATTTCTTTACAGGAGACATGGCTCATATATTCTGACACAGTCTGAAGATAACAGAGGCATAAAGGTGAACTTCAAGGGTTAACTTACAGAGTTCTCTGCATCCTGTTCCCCAGAAGGTGCCGCCTGCACAACACGCGGAAGGCAGTGTGTGGCCATGTGGACTCACAGAAGGCAAGACAGGGATGGTGACTGCCCTCCAGGGAACAAGGAAGGCAGACATTAAAGACATGGTTCAGATTAATGAGGCACCAGCACAGTCAGTGCAGTTAAGGGCACGTACTAAGagctgaggaagaggagggactGGAGGGCGCCAGAAAGCCCCACTTTTGAAGACACCTGTGGCTCCGGAGGATAAATGACACCGGATTTTCATCTCCTCCTCAAAAAGAAGTGGAGACAACATTAGTAGTGGTCACACAGGAAAGTGTAAAGACTAAATGAGATAAAGTTTGCAAATTTTAGGCTGAATCATAGTAGATGAGAGTCCACCTGACCGCAGTAAATGGTCGCTGCCTGCAGGGCTAGTAGGACATCCAATGCTGGGTAGAGTCCACACTCACCCAAACCAGCTCAAGCTTTCAGTGCATCTCCCTTAACACCCTCAGGGGTGTGCATGGGGagcccctcccctcacccttgACACTCCTGGAGAGGGCAGTGTCTGCAGGACTGTGAAGGAGCAGAGCCCAAGTTTCCCCTCTGGGGTCAGTACCTGGAACATAAAGGAGAGAGATCTCACAGCGCAAAGAAGGTCTTTGCGGGGAACCAGCCTCTTGAAAGTTGTCTGACAGAAATGGCTGCTCTGTGAATAGTATAAAGCGGTCAGAGATCCTTCCCTCAGTCTCACTCACCTTCAGACCACTTCCGGTGATAGTTTTGAAGGCACAGTGGAGAAGACAACATTTGTAGAAACGAGGaaaccagttttaaaaattatgaaggaGAGGGTGATGAGAAATGGGACATTCAGTACTAAATTTAAAGAGGCACCAAATCTAAGTAATCAAGATAAATACCTTAATGcaatactttaaaatgtaagCTAATGCAGAACATCCATGAGGTACAAAATATCAACATGTTAAATACAGAGGAGAACTGACCTTGCACGTGCAAGTTCCTGAGTCTTCAAAGGAGCCACAGTGCATATGAAATTTTGGCAAATTCCATTCAGTCTAGGAATTTCTtgccaaagaaaatacaaagatctCACCTGCTAAATGTGCTGAATGCTTGTGCACAACACCACTCTTTAACCATAGAGTCCAGTTGGAATACTGGGAGAGATGTTTCATTAACCaggagttaaataaaaatgacatgaaatttGTCAGGGAGACACAAGAAATTGTCAAACGGACAGTTCTACCAACTGAAAAGAAGAAGTAATCTCCACTATATTGAGTTTGTTTCCATCAATGGTGGAAGAGTAAAGTTATATTCAATTGTGGTTTTGCGGTAAATATGCATTCAATCCCACTGCAAAAAGTTCACGAAAATAGCGGTTGAATATCTTAATATGAGAATGTTTAGTATCTTATgtctaatattttaatgtaatatttactATCAAATACGTCATGGTGACCCAGTTGACGACAGTGCTGTGCGAGATTCTCAATTCCTCTTTTGCAAAGTGCAATCTGTTCACGCCTGCGCACCGACTTCCAGGTGGCCAATGTTGCTTAGAAGTCAGCAGAACGCTAGTGGGCGCCACACTTCCTCACAAAGAGCATCCAGATGCTGGCGGCACGGGACTGGCTCCCACGACTGTATCAGCGCTTTGGTCCAGGAGCGTCCCATCGCCCCATCGCCCCATCGTCCCATCGCCCCATCGCCCCATAGTCCCATCGCCCCATAGTCCCATCGTCCCATCGCCCCATCGCTCCATCGCCCAATCGTCCCACAGTCCCGTCGTCCCTTGATTCCGACGCTGGCCAATGTTGCCAGAAGTCAGCAGAAAGCTACTGGGCGCCCGACTTCTGACAGAGAGCATCCAGATGCTGGCGGCGCGCGACTGGCTCCCACGACTATATCCGTGCTTTGGTCCAGGCACCTCCCATCGCCCCATCGCCCCATCTCCCATCATCCCATAGTCCCATTGCCCCATCTTCCCATCGCCCCACCATCCCATCGCCCATCATCCTATCATTCCATCGCCCCGTCGCCCCATCGTCCCAAAGCCCCATTGCCCATCGTCCCACCGTCTCACCGCCCCATCGTCCCATCGCCCCATCGCCCCATCGTCCCATAGCCCCATCGCCCATCGTCCCATCGTCTCATCGTCCCATCGTCCCACAGTCCCGTCGTCCCTTGATTCCGAGGCTGGCCACTGTTGCTAGAAGTCAGCAGAATGCTACTGGGCGCCCGACTTCCTCACAGAGAGCATCCAGATTCTGGCGGCGCGCGACTTTCTCCCACGACTGTATCCGTGCTTTGGTCCAGGCGTGTCTCATCGCCCCATCGTCCCATCGTCCCATCGTCCCATCGCTCCACCGTCCCATCGTCCCATCGTCCCATCGCTCCATTGTCCCATCGCCCATCCTCCCATGGGCCCATCCTCCCATGTTCCCATCGCCCCACCGCCGCACCGTCCCACCGCTCCACCGTCCCATCCCTCCATCGTCCCTTCGTCCCATCTTCCCATCGTCCCATCCTCCCATCGCCCCATCATCCCAAAGCCCCATCGCCATCGCCCATAGTCCCATCGCCCCATCGCCATCGCCCATCGTCCCATCGCCCCATCATCCCACCGTCCCATCACCCCACCGCCCACCGTTCCATCGCCCCATGTTCTCATCTTCCCATCGTCCCATCGTCCCAAAGCCCCATTGCCCATCGTCCCAACTTTCCATCGCCCCATCGCCCCATCGTCCCATGTTCCCATCGCCCCACCGCCGCACCATCCCACCGCCCCATCGCTCCACCGTCCCATCGTCCCATCTTCCCATCGTCCCATCCTCCCATCGTCCCAAAGCCCCATCGCAAAATTGCCCATCGTCCCAACTTTCCATCGCCCCATCTCCCCATCGTCCCATGTTCCCATCGCCCCACCGCCGCACCGTCCCACCGTCCCATCGCCCCATCATCCCATCGCCCCATCTCCCCATCGTCCCATGTTCCCATCGCCCATCGTCCCATAGCCCCATCGTCCCATCGTCCCGCCGTCCCATCGCCCCATCGTCCCATGTTCCCATCGCCCCACCGCCGCACCATCCCACCGCCCCACCGTCCCATGGCTCCATCTTCCCATCGTCCCTTCGTCCATCTTCCCATCGTCCCATCCTCCCATTGTCCCATCGTCCCAAAGCCCCATCGCCATCGCCCATCGTCCCATCGCCCCATCGTCCCACCGTCCCATCGTCCCATCGTCCCATCGCCCCATCGTCCCATGTTCCCATCGCCCCACCGCCGCCGCACCATCCCACCGTCCTATCGCCCCACCGCCGCACCATCCCACCGTCCTATCGCCCCATCGCTCCACCGTCCCATCGTCCCATCGCTCCATCGCCCCATCGTCCCTTCGTCCCATCTTCCCATCGTCCCATCCTCCCATCGTCCCAAAGCCCCATCGCCCCAACTTTCCATCGCCCCATCGTCCCATCGCCCCATCGTCCCATGTTCCCATCGCCCCACCGTCCCATCGCCCCATCGTCCCTTCGTCCCATCTTCCCATCGTCCCATCGTCCCATCGTCCCATCGTCCCAAAGCCCCATCGTCCATTGCCCATCGTCCCATCGTCCCAACTTTCCATCGCCCCATCGTCCCATCGTTCCATCGCCCCATCGCTCCATCGTCCCATCTTCCCTTCGTCCCATCGTCCCAAAGCCCCATCGCCATCGCCCATCGTCCCATCGCCCCATCGTCCCATCGTCCCATTGCCCCATCGTCCCAAAGCCCCATCGCCCCATCGTCCCATTGTCCCATTGCCCCATCGTCCCAAAGCCCCATCGCCATCGCCCATCGTCCCATCGTCCCATCGCCCCATCGTCCCATCGCCCATCGCCCCATCGCCCATCGTTCCTTCCGTCCATCGCCCATCGCCCCATCGTCCCATCGCCCCATCGCCCCATCGCCCATCGTTCCTTCGGTCCATCGCCCATCGTCCCATCGTCCCAACGCCCATCGTCCCATCACCCCATCGTCCCATCGTCCCATCGTCCCACAGTCCCGTCGTCCCTTGATTCCGACGCCTGATCACCCCGTCGTCCCATCGCGCTAACGTCCCACTGTCCGCTCATCCCGTCTCTCCattgccccctcctcccaccctcccatcttCCTGCCTTCCGGCCCTGTCCTCCGTACCCTCTTAGCCCCCAATCCTGTCCCAGCCGGTCTCGGCCGCGGACTCAGGCTCACAGGCTACCCTAGGCTGACAGGGCGATTCAACGCGCTCACGTGGGTTCGGAGCCTCCAGTTCGTTTAGGAAACGATTGTTGCAAAAAATGGCCCGGCTGCACTCTCGGCGCAAAAGGAGAGTTCGGGACACAGGGAGCCCAGAAAACTCAAGGTCCACGCCTCCCTCCCCGTGGAGGATGTTCCTGGCggaggaagcacagaggaggTGCCCGCCAGGCGCTAAGGGCGGGGAGAAGCAGGGCTTTGCGGGGACTATAAAAGCAGCACACAGTTGGCGCCGAGAGCGCCTCAGCCCTCGCTTTGCCCTGGCGCTCTTGGAAGGGCTCAGCCTGGAGTCCCCCGAAGCTGCCCAGAAGCTGCCCCGACGCTCCCCTGTTTCAAAGTCACAGCTTCTTTGCCCTAAAGCCACTTCCGAAAAGGACGGCCGAGCGCCACCTGCCGGCCGCCTGGAGAACCACCGAAATCGTCAATGGCCCAGATCTGTGGTTGGCCTTGCTCTGCAGCATCCCTGCCTGCTCCCTTGCTGGAGACCTGCCTTGGCTCCAGAGCCCAAGAAACAGGGACATCCTCCTACTTTTGAGACAGT
This DNA window, taken from Acinonyx jubatus isolate Ajub_Pintada_27869175 chromosome D4, VMU_Ajub_asm_v1.0, whole genome shotgun sequence, encodes the following:
- the LOC128312011 gene encoding uncharacterized protein LOC128312011 translates to MTHKSTRGRLYPAALNTFLHMRRHGSYILTQSEDNRGIKAPPIAPSPHLPSSHSPIAPSSHRPTIPSPIILSFHRPVAPSSQSPIAHRPTVSPPHRPIAPSPHRPIAPSPIVPSSHRPIVPQSRRPLIPRLATVARSQQNATGRPTSSQRASRFWRRATFSHDCIRALVQACLIAPSSHRPIVPSLHRPIVPSSHRSIVPSPILPWAHPPMFPSPHRRTVPPLHRPIPPSSLRPIFPSSHPPIAPSSQSPIAIAHSPIAPSPSPIVPSPHHPTVPSPHRPPFHRPMFSSSHRPIVPKPHCPSSQLSIAPSPHRPMFPSPHRRTIPPPHRSTVPSSHLPIVPSSHRPKAPSQNCPSSQLSIAPSPHRPMFPSPHRRTVPPSHRPIIPSPHLPIVPCSHRPSSHSPIVPSSRRPIAPSSHVPIAPPPHHPTAPPSHGSIFPSSLRPSSHRPILPLSHRPKAPSPSPIVPSPHRPTVPSSHRPIAPSSHVPIAPPPPHHPTVLSPHRRTIPPSYRPIAPPSHRPIAPSPHRPFVPSSHRPILPSSQSPIAPTFHRPIVPSPHRPMFPSPHRPIAPSSLRPIFPSSHRPIVPSSQSPIVHCPSSHRPNFPSPHRPIVPSPHRSIVPSSLRPIVPKPHRHRPSSHRPIVPSSHCPIVPKPHRPIVPLSHCPIVPKPHRHRPSSHRPIAPSSHRPSPHRPSFLPSIAHRPIVPSPHRPIAHRSFGPSPIVPSSQRPSSHHPIVPSSHRPTVPSSLDSDA